The Gallus gallus isolate bGalGal1 chromosome 5, bGalGal1.mat.broiler.GRCg7b, whole genome shotgun sequence region GGATGGCAAGGCCACTTGGACACCATCCACCATGATAGACACCTGATCCCCAGACACACCTTGGTCTCTCCTCAAAAAAAGATACAAAGGGGGAAAAGTTGAGCACTTATACTTTATAGATATTTTTGTTACCAAGAACCTCGGTAGCCTCCCACCTTCACCACAGCAGAATTATAATGCTCACTACAAACATGAATGGTGGATTACTGAAGTTAAACAAGTATGGCTTTGCAGCTCTACCGTGCACTGCCATACACGACTGGGGCTGTAATTCAAAGTGACGAAGGTTATATTGTCTCCCATCTCACCTGCCTCAATAGCTAAATCTGACAAAGATTGTGACCCAGAGCCTCTGCTGTGGCAGACTGCAGATAAAGAAAACTCTGACCACTGTTGATTTCAGTTTGTTATAGTGCTCTGCTCTGAAACACCAAGCACTATGTTCTGCTACCTATGCTGCTGGTAAGATAACTGGCTAGCACAAGTAGGTCAGATAGCTCTTCAGTTGTCACAGCATGGGTAAACCTAGGTCAATGGTCAGTCctgagactgaatgtgtattTGCCATACCGGTTTAgacttctgcagaaaaggacaAACTCCAGTGCCTGGCCTTTGAACCTCCCCCAGTGTTGGACAGCCACACATCTGCTCTTATTTATGAAGTATTATTCATTTGTTGTGAAGGACTCCACAGTGACGCTTTTGACATCAGCTGGCAGCAGTGTTACAGCTGGGTCCCTTCTCTCATCCACAGACCTGGGTCAGGAGGGTTCTCCTCCCTGTGCAAGCAACCATGGCATATTTGCATGTGTAAATCATCAGCAATTCTGGCAGGATTCAGGACCATAGGACCACATAGACAGACTTGGGGAGATGCATATGTACCCAGACACCTGCTTCAGTAACTACCCATGGCTAGAAGAGGCAGAAAATTGATCAATAGTAGGATTTATACCTTTTAATATTTAAGGCCACAGATAAAGGGCAAAGAAACCACTAATTAGATGGCATGATAGAAAAGTGAGTGCAGATGGGTATTGCTGGCCACTGTTTCAGACTACTGCTGGAAGATCATGGGGCAGAGGTGCCACCGATGTGAGGGATACAGCAGTGTGGGGCAGAACATTCACACACAGGCACCTTGTTTCTGGGAAAACAGAAGGGAGGCAGTGAGGCCAGACTGTCCGTGAAACCCAGACAGCTCCCTGACTACACAGGTagctcacagcagcaggcaaAAAGAAGTCAGCCATGTAGCTCTGGGGTCTATTAGAACAATAGCTTAGATATGATACAAGAACACTGCCTCTTCTTTCCTGAAAATCAGACTGTACTGTTGCCAGCCCTTCACACCAACCTGCCCTTTGTAATCCAAACATAGGTTCTAGCCTGACTGAAGTTTCTGACTGAAAATAGTCTCTTGTGGGAATTGCTCCTGACTCACAGGGCAGAAGTAGAGAAGCAGGGAAGTAAAATGAAGGCCCAAATCAAGCACCTTGTTGAGTTTCTGCTGCAAAGAAATAGGATACCCTGGAGCCTGTCTAAGCCCCAGCTACACTTACCTGCTGTGATGGAACGACTTCAGCTTTGgctgcaacaaaacaaacagcacaactAAGAGAAGAATCAGGGCGACAGAGCTTGCTGTGGAGGCTACTATGGATAGTGTAGGCACTCCAATTGTTGGTGGGGAGTCCTTTTCTGCAAAATCAAGAGGAACACAAAATGATTTACTCTCTCAAATTACTGCTGTAGGGAACGAGTAACATTCACGTTGTCTTCTCTCAAGAGTTATACCTGGGTGCACAAGTGAAGAGCCCAAGTTTCTGGTACAGTCAAGACAGAGCAGTTACCTCCTTCAGAGGACAGCTCAGACCTTAAACTGATCCCTCTCTATCGACTGTAAAGGAAACAGGATACAAACCACGGACGTATAAGGGTACTTTGGAAAAACATATGGCACACAGAAAAAGGATGCAAGCTGGTCACATACAGACAGAGGGGGAGTGGTGGTAAGGGTCATGTTATATTTACATCTGGTTGAGCAACAGCTAAAAAAAATGTCCTGATGTCACCACCAAGGTCAGTAATTGTCTAGCACAAACAGCAGGATATTCTAAGgccaaacaataaaaaaaaagttccaaatAATGGATTTTCTTGACTAATTGAGCAGTTTCCCAAAGGAAGGGAGTGGTAGTCACCTGGCCTGCTATTATTTAAGATACAGAAGTATTCAATTTCTTTCACACAAACACATACCacaggaaatggagaaggaagggagcTGTTGCTTTAAGATGCTGAGTTTTCAGTATTAGATACACATACTCTGTCCACATTATCCCCCCTTGCCCTTTCCTCATCCGTGCTGCATGACTGTACAAGAAACATtttgacttttaaaggtccATTGCAAGGCACAAATATATTAGGAGTTGGCAGAGAAGGGCCTGGAGCTGGCATAGCTGAGCACTGCACGTCATGCCTAGAATGTCACGCTAGTTCCTTCACCTCCCTAGAGCACATAATTGCCTGTACATGTGCTGTCTCTGTCCTTAATTTATGTCTTTGGTAGATCTCTACACACCTCAGCAGCCCATCAGCAAACACTACTGACCATTTCAGGAAATTCCTATCTATGCAATTCCACAATTTCTTTTTGGTACACTTATCACATTCTCCGGGGAACAGTTGACAAACTGCAAAATAATTATCATACAgagataaagaggaaaaagaacacacaaatagaagaaaaaagctgaaggaTCGTTGTTTTTAAGCTATAGCCTGGGTATTTTTGGGTACTGCTGGAATGGTACCCCCAAACCAGGCAATTTGAAAAATCTGTTAGCATCTTATCTTCTTTTGGGATGAAACTTATTGGTTCAATTGTTCTGAGTATTTTCTGGAAACAAGTTCAAAAGTAGCTTTAACTGTCCCCAAGTAAGAACTGTACCTagtacatttttccttctggtaAACAAGACTTTGTaagtatttccattttcaagATTATTCAAGGCAATACAAATGCACTGACAGGGAGGAAGGTAGGCAAACAGGAGTGCTCTACATTCAGAACTGACATACAATTCTTCAAGACTGCTCACCACGCAGGGTACAGTTCAGCACATCCACCACCTCAGACTCCAACAAGATGCTCACTAATACAAGAAGCTGCCAAAAGGCCCTGAGGCTGACAAGCTCAGAGCTACAGAAAGTATCTGATAATTGCCAGGGATTTCATTTGTCGCATATGGAACAAGAGAGATGTTACCCACTATCCATCATCTTAAGACCTACGTCCTTTCTTTCTACAgtctcccttctgctccctcctttttgttttgtggaagAGTCCTGTTTGTTAAACCTCAGTTGACTGAGCAGTTGTTTCAAAGCCTGTACTGTGAAAGCAATAGCTTTGTCACTGGGCCAGGCTTTTGAAACCCCATACATTTTAAGGCCGTCAGACCCAAAGGATGCTGAAGAAATCTGAGGGACTGCATCTCACCACAGCACAATTCCTTTAGCCCTGACTAAACCAAGTGCCATTGTGCAGGAACACCATTCAGAGAGTTCCACTTGCAAAGCTTTCTTCTGCCGCCTGGGTGcagcaaggggaaaggggatcACCGTGGAAAGGAAGCCTGTGCAGAATTTGAAAAGCCTCTTCAGGATCCAGTTGCTGCCAGGTGAACTCCCAGAACCGCTTGCTTATACGTCACAGgaaggagctgttggagtggcCGTGACAGATACTGATAGTGTGTTTGGGACAGGACAGGACGTTCCGGAGTTTTCAGATATGCAACTGGCTCCAGAAGGACCCTGAACATGCTTTTGTGTCTATTTCTGATTGTGGGCAAAAACTGCCCATGTCCATTTGGAGAGAAGCAGACACCATTTGTCAGCAATGTCTTCTCCTGCCAGTACAGTGTAAAGTAGCACTATGAAGCTCTCTGCCACAGGAGGCCAACAGTTAGTTAACTTGCAAAGAAGAAGATCAGCTCTGTGTACCGACATGCATATACATGCAGACAGAAGGGTCCACCACTGAGGGAGGTGCACTGTCAAACCCATCAGGAGCAAAAACGGAGAGCATTGAAAATGCTTCAGTTTCAAGGCCTCGCCTGTTTCTGGGATGAGAGCTGCCAAAGTAAGATTCCACCTAAGTAACAAGTTACCTGGCTTTATACTACTTTCCATAGGCTTTCTCTTTGCAGGAAGGACTCCAGAGTTAGCATCTGACGGGCAGATACATAACAGACATTTCTGATAGACAGCTATGATTGTGAGCTGCATTTAGAAAACTGCTGGAGCAGTAAGCACAGCAGTACGGGTTGCTTCAGCACAACACTGTCTAAAGTGAATCTGAAAAGCCAATGTAAAGGCCACTGTAATTCTGAACGTCCCGCTGAATAAAATGAGTACTCACCCGGGCTGAGTCTGCAGCTAACTTCCATGGCAGGGTTCCACTCTCCATTCTTACAGGTCAGGTATTTATAGTCTCCTTTCAGCATGTAGCCTTCAACACACAGATACTCTATGACACTGCCCGAAGTCAGAGGGTCGTTGCAGGGACTAGGGTGGCATTTGTAGCCTCCATTCTCGGGCTGTGGTGGCTGGGGACaatctggaaaagagaaagcaatcaGAACAGTTACCTCAGACGAAGATGTCTGCTGCATAACAGATATTGCACATAGATTAACTTCCACCTAAGAACACTCGCTACATTGAGAAGAAACTactaaaaacaagaagaaagactGTCACACAACAGCAAAAGATACTGCTCAGTTCCACCTCTGGTGTGTATTTTGTGACTGCTAAGTACAGCTTATTATCCCAGCCATATAATATAGTTGGAAGTTGGAAGGCAACGAACAGATGATATTTTCACACAGCAATATTTAAGTTTGATACAACAGGAATTCTGCATAAGACAGGTCCAGAAATTCCATGATGTTACCCTTTCCCCACAGCACTTTCACAAGTGACTCGGGGCTGAAGCAAACAGCCAGGCTCTCTGATTAGCCTTCCAAGCCTCATACAGAAGAAGGGCATGACCTTCTTCTGGAATGAATGAGGAATGTGAAGACCTCATTGTACTACAAGTACAATGTCAAGGTACAGAGCTGACCCAAAAGTTAAAATTCTTGATTTTAGCTGCTTTATACAGGTATACTATATACCGTCCTGCAGTAGAACCACATTTTCTAGCCtactttaaaaaagcaattagttacaaagatatttttaacataaacCACTCGTTTATCTACACGAAGTCTGCAGTGCTGAAAGCACtttgcatttctccttgtctCTCCCCTATCCTAATGGATACAGACATACTAAGTGTGAGAAAATTTCTTGTAGAATTTTTAATAGctattcaaataaaaacaagctACAAATGAGGAAACTGCACTAGGAACAGGAGGTCTGTGCTTCTTACAATTTCATCTCCTTTGGCAGCTCTTGGTGATTGCAGAACAGCCTCAATACGCCTTCACACCACACACCCACCTGACTATAAGGGAGAAATCTGTAAAATTGGATCAGCTTCTCAAGcttcataaaagaaaatacatgaaacaTCCCTCCAGATATATTTTGGGGCATGGAGAAGCAAGCAACCCACCAACTCTATTCTACCACAGTGCTGTTATCCAGGCTTGCTCCTAATCCCTGGAGCATGTGAGAAACCAAGTGGGCAAGCTTTGGCTAACTGGGTTTTGTGCAGGGCCTAAGAAGACTGAGGAAACTTAGGACATACGTTCCACTATGGAAAaatctgctgcactgctgcagtgcaagTGACCCTTGAACCTAATCACATGTGTGGACGCATCATAGGCAACGCCTTGTAAATGCCAGTGAACCCCAAGACGAAGTGCTGAGTGAAGCCAAAAGCCTTCTGGTATGAGTTCTGCCAGCTTTATAACTGCAATTCAATTTACTTTTTGAGAGAAAAGGTTAACAGGGGTCTAAGAAGCAGCCTTTCAATAAGACTTTGTTCTCGAGGAGATTTATTCTTAAATAAGCTTCAGAGAAGCCACTGTCCTGTCCCTCCTGAGCACTGACTGTTGCAGCTtctaagtttatttttttctctgtgaccATTTCCAATTTTGTAACCAAGGTTTAACCCTTTGCCTTACAAGGCTAAAATGTGCTTTCACTGAAAGCCTGtccaatgcagctgagtgactggCTCACCACACATTCCACATCGAAGCACTTCTACAGGACAGAGGTGCTTCCTGGTAAATTGCAAGGACCCACCTAAGCACTGGGAATACTCTCAATCACACAGCAAGTACCTCTCCAAGCAAcggcagagagctgtgggaaaaACCTCCAttgccacagcagcaggaacagcttCCCCACATCTTTGATGCCACAGGAGGCATCTGGAATCACTTAGGGGCCATCTGAGCCCCTTGCCACGCTGCCTCGCTCCAGCAGGAATTTTCCCACACACGCACACAAGTTTCCCATTTCCAGAGGAGCCCAACGGGCTGGCCCCTCTGTTTTAAGGCCTTCATTAGTCAGCAGATGAGATATGGAGACATTGCTAGTACGGCTTTCTGCAGGAAGCTTGTCCCTTTGGGTGATGTAGAGGGTCACACAGAACAATACATTATGTTGAGGCTCCTCAATCAAATCTTAATTTGGTAGAGCCAGAAAGCTGCTGTTCAGAGGGCTGAGGAGTGACCAGCTTGGCCTGACCCAGCAAAGGAAGCTTGCTATTTCTCAGTAGCATTCACATGGtctctgctctccagctgcagccaacAGAGCTCCTTCTGTCACCCACGCATGCTGAGTTATCTGCAAAAATCAGCTAGCAATCAGAAAGGCACTCACACGCACCACAGTGGAGCTCTCAAAGGCCTGCAAATACCACGGCATAAGCAATCCCACGGGGCCCTCATTTGGCCTCCTTGTGCAGGGGCTTTAGGATCAGATCTGCAGCTACACCATTGCAGATCGGTTTGCTCCCCACCACCTccacaggctgctcagcagcaaggGAGAGGGGCAGCTGCTCATTATGTGCTTGGTCCCTTGACCTAGAGCTGTCCTCATCCACGGAAGCTTCAGAATCAGTCACCCCCTTTTCCTCATACCTCTCCCTGAGGTCATTTGACAGCCAAGAACACCACAAACACTTGAAAAAAGATGCCTTCACTCTGACAGAACAGGCCTCTCCTGGCCACACACATGGACAGAGGACGTAGGCAGAAGGGAAGAGCCGCCTGTCAGCAGTCTGGAGCGTGGCCATGCTGTGAAGGGGCAGCACAAGGTTTGGGAGCAGGGAACCTGCCCCAGtccttctgccagctcccacTCCCAGCCAGGCTGTGTGCTTTTAACCTTTGGTGAGGTTTGCATGCCGCTGCCCAGCCTCAAGGTAACCTTACTTGGGCACACCGCCCAATGCTTTCCAAGCCACACCGACCAACCAATGGAGAAggatttttcagtatttcagctcCAGTTGGGGCTGGGCAGATTTCAAAGGACACTGCAAAACCAGCATAAGCAGATACATTCTTTGCAAGTTTTCAAAGGCAGGTGGCACACAGTGGATACACTGAAGCTTCCCAAAAGGTTACAAAAATTCCCCTTAAGATGTGGGACACTTAAGAACGGATATTGTAACCACATATTCCCTTCCCAACAACACTCCCCTACATTCTCAATGGCTTGTatttgaaatataaagaaaCATAGAGGAGCATCACCATCTCTCTCCCTGAAACACATGGTTCTTGGGAGCACCCCAGAGTTTGAGACATCTGGAAACAAAGACATGTGCCGGGCACTGAGGAAAAATTGAGACAAGAAGTTATAAACTTCCTAGGGGGTTACTGACATCCCAGGCTTACAGTTATTCCCAGCACCATCATTTCATCATGATCCGAGGATGCAAGGCGACAGTGGTTTTGAACATCACAGCCTTTAGCACAAAGAAGGGAGCCTAGTTTCTAAGGTACTGAAGTTTGACCTCTCCTGAGAGCTGGTTCTCTGCCAACACACAgggctggaaagcaggcaggtGATAACTGATGAAAAGACCAAACGTTTTCAGCATCACTGAACTCTGTTCAGAGATAAAGCAACTGTCACTTCCAGATTGatggacagaaataaaactacATACTGACGTTTCTGCAGATGCCATTCCAAAATATTGGGTATTTAATATATTGCCCACAAAAATGCAAGACAAGATTTtaatacataaatgaaaaacatacTATGCCAGTATGAACCTCCATCCAGCTTCCTATCAAATCAAATGGTAAGCACCATTTTTGTGTTTATGTCACATGAGAAAATACCATCCTCCTTAAAGGGAGCATTAACCGCATAGATGTTCTTTGGATAATAGCAACTTGGCAACAAGCACCGTCACGTTGTGCTGCAAGGAActgcttttctgttgcagctacAAGCAGTGTCATCGCACCGATACCTTCACAGGCTTCCTCACTCATGGCTTCAACAATACCCACTTGCTTCCTCTTAGACCAGACTTGCAGGCAGCTGTGATGGGTTGGAATACGGCTTCATGTGGGAGACAAAAAAAGACGTCAGAGGGCCAAATTGATTAACCTAACCACCAAAGAATGAAATGGATCTTccacagcctggctgtgctgagGCCGAGCCATAGTCCTGAACTCCGACCAGAGACAGTGCTACGAAGTGCTTCTAACAACGCAAACGCCACACAGAACCAAACACAGACAATACCACAGATGCAAGAAAATAACTTTGTGGGATGGCAGAGTGATGGAGTAATGTATTCAAAACACATAAGAGGTACAGCTGAGCCCTGACCTCTGCGAGCAGGATTCAGAGATGAGCAGATTTCACAAGCCCACGCAGGATCAGACTGTCGTGTCAAGGAACAAGCACAATACAGTCCATTTACACATACAATATAAAattagaatatatttaaaaataaccagACTATTACCACGGATGTATGGAAGCTCCACAGTACCGACCTTCTGAGCGCAGGCTCAGTATACTACAGCAGTGTTGACAAAGGCACCTCACCACAGCCGTGGTTCTTTGcactctttttgtttcttcttgtaaGTATCATCTCTCAGATCCTAGCAGGGGTCTTACATCTCTTTCTGCACCAAACTCTCAAATCGTATTTCAGCCACTCACCTCCTTTGCTGAGTAGTCCGACCCCACAGAGATGATGAAAACCAAACCCTCCTCGACGTAATGCGTTCTTACAAGAAGACAAATACTAATCATCATCTGCTGGAGTGCGTAACTAGGCTTGTAACTAAGCGATAACAAACCACTGCATTGCTCACCTTACGTGGGTGGACAGATTGGGAAAACATTGCTCAACAAAGGGATGTTTTGCACTGAACATAGTAAAATTTATTATGCCTCTCCTCAGCAAGGCGCAAAAGTCACTAAACGTAAGACAGTAACAGTTTTGACAAATCAAAGTTGCTGTTCATATTACATCCAGTCCAAATCCCAGTAACTTTAGGAGAAAGCAGGACTGGGTCTCATGTCAGCTCCTCACAGACTACGTGAGTGTACCAGTATGTCTGACAGTCCTCATGGCCAGTTCAGATctgccagcatctcctggcCTTCCACTCGTAGACTAGAAGCAGAAGACACTaagctgttctttcttttcctcatcttcaAGGTTTACTCCATTTAACTGATGTTATCAAGACTCAGAGGAAGAACATCctacaaacaaaaaccactctCCTGGTCTAACGAGATGTATACTCCCCTGGACAGTCTGGCTAAACCTGTTGTGATTGTTTCATACCAGTGCTAAAGTGTCCAACCTGGTGAGCAAACAGCTTTGTGAAGGAGAACACAGAAGTACCCAGTTAAAAACTGTTCCTGTACTAGAGGCCATATGATTTCCTTCATGCTGCTGTTACTTCTCTCAGAAGCCTTACACTAACTTTCTTGTGCTCTACCGGCTTTCCTACAGTTGGATTTTCATTGAGCAGCTTAAGGAAGATTGCCTTccctttttgtctctgtttatACCTCCCGTCACACAGATGAGTTTCCCTCCTGCCCTCAATCTCAGCCTCTGCCTATTTACCTTATTTGCTACATTGAATACTGCAGTGGCAAGGAGAACTTCTCCACAAGCCTCTGGTTCTCTGAAACACGGCCATTCTCTCAGGCAGGACTTTCCACTAGCTATAGAAACAGCACTTCTAGAAAGGCatccaaaataaatacaagataGGGATATCATCCAATTACTTGTTCCTGCTGTAGAGGCCTCTGATTTTCAAGTTGGTTAATTTGTGTGTCTGCATCATTTCAGTAAGACAGAAGGAACTGCAAAAGCTATTACTAACTTCTGGCGAGGATTTTCAAAAGCCCCAGTCTCCAGGGCACTCTTGAGAGTaatcctcctcctctgctcctcgCAGCCTGGGTCCTGCCAGTTAAACGGGTGGTCAGAAACACCAGCTGAAGCCTTCTGCAGACCCTGCCCTTTTTCAGCACCTCAGACCTGAGGTTCAAGTTTAATTAACACCACACTGAAAATAACAGAGCCGGGTTCACTGCTTCTCTCCAGTTAGTGCCCTGAATTGGCCTGCAgcaatagcttttctttttttctctcgcAGTTATTAAGTTCATCCACAAgccttctttcttacagaatggtttttatttttttacaatacAAATGTGACAGCCTGATGCAGCCAGCCAGATGGAGGGCTGGGAGTGCAAGTCAGAGACCAGCAGTAGTGCTGGTTTTGGCTTGCGGAGGGTCTGGTAATTCAAACAGAGTGCTGCCCATAGATCCTACTCAGGAGTGGCACCAAACATTAGTTTCGCCTTAGGAAGCCACTGAATGAATTCGCTAGCAAGAGCTCTGGCTGTATTTGCTATTTGCAGAAGagacactgttttctttcttttcaaagtttCAATTATCACCAGCAGGGCACTACCTGACCTCTGCACTAATCTCCTGGTTGTTTGGTAAGCCAATAAGGAAACAATTTAACCCACCCTTTGCCCGTTCCTGGATCTCTTTATTTATTGGATGTACTCCCAACCTCTGTCACTGGTATTCAGAGAAGCATGAATGCGACCCAACCAGATAATAGTGTCACTGCTGTCCTTAGCCA contains the following coding sequences:
- the SUSD6 gene encoding sushi domain-containing protein 6 isoform X2, translated to MGIFTKPDCPQPPQPENGGYKCHPSPCNDPLTSGSVIEYLCVEGYMLKGDYKYLTCKNGEWNPAMEVSCRLSPEKDSPPTIGVPTLSIVASTASSVALILLLVVLFVLLQPKLKSFHHSRRDQGVSGDQVSIMVDGVQVALPSYEEAVYGSTGNCIPPSDSRVQIVLSEGAGQNGTREMQQQDQGVRSNLDREDEAPGHSGLCEASGSQRSETVLVHQAATSSWVAGMASSRPIQKEVQDSESSDIQSLLSLTSSEEYTDDIPLLKEA